Proteins encoded within one genomic window of Cucumis sativus cultivar 9930 chromosome 3, Cucumber_9930_V3, whole genome shotgun sequence:
- the LOC101209797 gene encoding probable L-type lectin-domain containing receptor kinase S.7, whose amino-acid sequence MTPKIILPLTLFLLIFTTPRTECIGFDFTSFNIRNLTLLGDSHLRDGVIGLTKELGVPSSSAGTVIYNKPIGFYDADANFTASFSTRFSFSITNINPTSSGDGLSFFLSPDNQTLGSPGGYLGLVNSSQLTKNKFLAVEFDTRLDSVFKDPNAHHVGFDIESLISIKTANPASQGVNLKSGKSITAWIEYKNEECRLRVFLSNSSLKPSKALLDVGIDLSSYLKEVMFVGFSGSTEGSTELHLIENWTFNTSGFVSARPRFNPHNVSDSSVIVSPNISLSDSGNGRHSRLGLGLGIAGPAFFCAVIAVFGFFSLMKWRRIRTQKSIKAELLTGPREFSYKELKTATKGFHSSRIIGNGAFGTVYKAFCISSGNISAVKRSKHSHEGKTEFLAELSIIARLRHKNLVQLQGWCVEKGELLLVYDFMPNGSLDKLLYQESSEASLLNWSHRYNIAVGLASVLTYLHQECEQQVIHRDIKTGNVLLDGNFNARLGDFGLAKLMDHDKSPVSTLTAGTMGYLAPEYLQYGKATEKTDVFSYGVVILEVACGRRPIEREPGTQKMVNLVDWVWGLHSQGKIIEAADSRLNGEFKEDEMKKLLLVGLSCANPDSSTRPSMRKVLQILNNEAEPALVPKMKPSLTFSCGFSLTVDDIIIEEEGGGEWETSRPTIVQID is encoded by the coding sequence ATGACTCCCAAAATTATCCTTCCTCTCACTCTTTTTCTCCTTATCTTCACTACCCCAAGAACAGAGTGTATCGGCTTCGATTTTACTTCTTTCAATATCAGAAACCTGACTCTCCTTGGCGATTCCCATCTCCGAGATGGCGTCATTGGTCTCACTAAAGAGCTCGGAGTTCCTTCTTCAAGCGCCGGCACCGTAATTTACAACAAACCCATCGGATTTTACGACGCCGATGCTAACTTTACTGCTTCTTTCTCTACAAGATTCTCTTTCTCCATCACCAACATCAACCCCACTTCCTCCGGAGACGGTCTATCCTTTTTCCTCTCCCCCGATAATCAGACTCTCGGCAGCCCAGGCGGGTATTTGGGTCTCGTCAATTCTTCCCAATTGACCAAGAACAAGTTTCTCGCCGTTGAATTTGATACACGGCTTGATTCTGTCTTTAAGGATCCGAATGCTCATCATGTTGGCTTCGACATTGAGAGCTTGATTTCGATCAAGACAGCTAATCCTGCTAGTCAAGGTGTTAATCTCAAGAGTGGGAAGTCGATTACGGCTTGGATTGAGTACAAGAATGAGGAATGTAGGTTGAGGGTTTTCTTGAGTAATTCTAGTTTGAAACCTTCTAAGGCGCTTCTTGACGTCGGTATCGATCTTTCGAGCTATCTTAAGGAGGTTATGTTTGTTGGGTTTTCGGGGTCGACTGAAGGGAGTACTGAGCTTCATTTGATTGAGAATTGGACTTTTAATACTTCTGGGTTCGTTTCTGCTAGGCCTAGATTTAACCCTCATAATGTTTCTGATAGCTCTGTGATTGTTTCTCCTAATATTTCTTTATCTGATTCTGGCAACGGTCGTCACAGTAGGCTCGGATTAGGTCTTGGGATCGCCGGACCGGCTTTTTTTTGTGCTGTGATTGctgtttttggtttcttttcaCTTATGAAATGGAGGAGGATTAGGACTCAGAAAAGCATCAAGGCAGAGCTTTTGACAGGTCCTAGAGAGTTTAGTTACAAAGAACTAAAGACAGCCACAAAAGGATTTCATTCAAGTAGGATCATTGGCAATGGGGCTTTTGGGACTGTCTATAAAGCTTTTTGCATCTCATCCGGAAACATTTCTGCGGTTAAAAGATCGAAGCATTCCCACGAAGGGAAGACCGAGTTCCTTGCCGAGTTGTCGATCATAGCTCGGTTGAGGCACAAGAATTTGGTTCAGCTCCAAGGTTGGTGTGTTGAGAAAGGTGAACTGCTTCTTGTTTACGACTTTATGCCGAACGGGAGCCTCGATAAGCTGCTTTACCAGGAATCTAGTGAAGCTAGCTTGTTAAACTGGTCTCACAGGTACAATATTGCTGTTGGATTGGCGTCTGTGCTGACATATCTACATCAGGAATGTGAGCAGCAAGTCATCCACAGAGATATAAAGACGGGTAACGTACTACTCGATGGGAACTTCAATGCGAGATTGGGCGACTTTGGATTGGCAAAGCTCATGGATCATGACAAGAGCCCGGTTTCAACTCTAACGGCAGGAACAATGGGATATCTTGCACCTGAGTATCTTCAATATGGGAAAGCAACTGAGAAAACTGACGTGTTCAGCTACGGTGTGGTTATCCTTGAAGTAGCGTGTGGGAGGAGGCCGATTGAAAGAGAACCAGGTACTCAAAAGATGGTCAACCTGGTAGATTGGGTTTGGGGATTGCATTCTCAAGGCAAGATCATTGAAGCAGCTGATAGCAGATTGAATGGGGAGTTCAAGGAAGACGAAATGAAGAAGTTGTTACTTGTTGGATTAAGCTGTGCAAACCCAGATAGCTCGACAAGACCTTCAATGAGGAAGGTCCTACAGATTCTCAACAACGAGGCAGAGCCAGCGTTAGTGCCTAAAATGAAGCCTAGTCTTACATTTTCTTGTGGCTTTTCACTGACCGTGGATGACATTATAATAGAGGAAGAAGGTGGAGGAGAGTGGGAAACTTCAAGGCCAACCATTGTCCAAATAGACTGA